A single genomic interval of Halichondria panicea chromosome 2, odHalPani1.1, whole genome shotgun sequence harbors:
- the LOC135332025 gene encoding leucine-rich repeat protein SHOC-2-like has product MAAQNPNPAPMNGPPMLHIPPRQFVMNLEQSDTHSDSFVDPSFFKVVIMQCTASVHHGTASVVLERRGMPWFLLPDCFVASAIAASSDCPIQQLILKQHSLSDLPLSFSLSATMLPTSLSTLDLSHNCFVSVPTVVCDLVNLQELYLSNNGILSVPNAFSSLKRLKALYLQNNYLKELSIGVCGLQSLVYLNVEHNELTTLPSEVSQLTNLQLLHASSNKMEYLPDSINDLSNLQELYLSQNQLKMLPDKLDGLSSLSQLQLANNKLDCLPLSFVDLKSLKSFTVSGNNLKFPPLSACRAGVEHLKAFMRSNYHYFEPEHSDSGEDTPFEDIDD; this is encoded by the coding sequence ATGGCTGCTCAGAACCCTAATCCTGCTCCCATGAATGGACCTCCAATGCTCCACATCCCACCAAGACAATTTGTGATGAATCTAGAGCAATCAGACACACACTCAGACTCTTTTGTAGATCCCAGCTTCTTTAAGGTGGTTATTATGCAATGCACGGCTTCTGTCCATCATGGTACTGCATCAGTCGTATTGGAGCGTAGGGGAATGCCTTGGTTTCTCCTACCCGACTGTTTTGTAGCGTCTGCCATAGCTGCTTCCTCTGACTGCCCAATCCAGCAACTCATTCTCAAGCAACATTCTCTATCGGACCTACCTCTCAGCTTTTCATTGTCGGCTACAATGCTACCGACTTCTCTCAGTACTCTGGATCTATCGCACAACTGTTTTGTATCTGTACCGACTGTTGTCTGTGACCTAGTGAACCTTCAAGAACTGTATCTGAGCAATAATGGAATATTGTCTGTCCCAAATGCCTTCTCTTCACTAAAGCGTCTCAAGGCTCTCTACTTACAGAATAACTACCTGAAGGAATTATCCATCGGCGTGTGTGGATTACAATCTCTTGTGTACCTCAACGTCGAACATAATGAGTTAACAACATTACCAAGTGAAGTATCACAACTCACCAATCTCCAACTACTGCATGCCAGCTCCAACAAGATGGAGTACCTACCAGATTCAATAAACGATTTATCCAATCTACAAGAACTTTATCTGAGCCAAAACCAACTCAAGATGTTACCGGATAAGTTGGATGGTCTCTCCTCTCTAAGTCAACTTCAGCTAGCCAATAATAAACTCGATTGTCTCCCATTATCATTTGTGGATCTGAAGAGCCTCAAGTCGTTTACTGTGTCTGGGAACAACCTCAAGTTTCCCCCTCTGTCTGCCTGCAGGGCTGGTGTGGAGCACCTCAAGGCATTCATGAGAAGCAACTATCACTATTTTGAGCCTGAACATTCTGATTCAGGAGAGGACACTCCTTTTGAGGACATTGATGATTAG
- the LOC135332005 gene encoding uncharacterized protein LOC135332005: MAVLWVMVCFSLLHVVFTSAGQREVFIKPIVPATCNSSSSCLTFAEIVENKTLASNVFTSNTTLVFLPGDHEIDLGQKLFLRVENLSDLIFEGRGDFEAGFQGHLVPKTRINCLSPFGLAFLNISGLSFINLTVSGCGVTISQDLKDQAFSIQTQGVHEIGSQQKAAIFLINIFDFRTDFFSVENSVGYGLLAVNTLGETIVQNSVFFSNNNYTQFEDGCFFPEDIPEDIIACNGGNALFVYEDAPSCPELPLQFSLTICNTLFALGTNINGGTLPDLTLSRGTGLGVILSQSSYGVTVKLQSVISFGNGALVGANLYFAFYETVENSTIFIQDMLSSTGNNYLLRVDNFLQISAGNSAGLFFDYGITIPPNSPSPVCLPSFTEEQRNVLELYNCTFHNNTAITGGGMYIQVAPVLQTSLALATVRIVISNTTFSANSGLTGGALFAIEISSIGVQQQSEIVLNNVTFIGNGFITSANDVTSSIQLDGLTFSAITASILSNMTLINCKFLYNQGSAIDAYDSYLYFSGNITFDSNSAVDGGGLRLEDSFIYLDQNTRVNFINNTAIGLGGAVKVVTREDITLPCFFQPMNSVNVTNSNIRLYFEGNFANEAGSVLYGGSIDECIIVSRTRQNSTFILDTIVEIGPHSNKTSLISSPPTSLCVCDNGSIFCGNDAFTRVDIFPGDTFIISVIAKGQRDGIAPATIYTRSALQLSPEDEIHRVGKECTDLMFSSVTRTGTILLSTGKYIAISSVLIDVNALDCPLGFELVNNDCVCDATPQILSYSLECNLNDQTVHRDGGTWINASFVDLESMPVASGVIIHFYCPFRQCLSEGSEVNLDDPDSQCAFNRTGILCGACKPGLSLTLTSPRCLKCTNNTVALVLVYLIAGILLVAILFAFKLHISEGTLGGVIFYANMVRTNMSILYPQSASNTLTVFISWLNLDIGIDACFYDGMDAYAKTWLSYGFPLYLWLIVAAIYIASRWSLRISKLCGSTTVSVLASLFLMSYNKLLIDVYMSLAWTVIVFPDNDFNAVWSLDGNIHYLHGRHIPLFIFGNIVLIFFLIPYVLLLVLIPLPCIQAHTNKRFLSWVNKLKPFFDSHYSPYKNRYRNWIGVLLLVRIVFTLIVSINIFNDTSVTLLVLSILSSLLLAIAWISGGVYKNWLLNVLEGTFYLNLSLLSASVFYVLKTNGNLDGAIYTSISIALIEFIAILSYHVWKTLSKLRKVKLLMKSMQSRRRKEVVEIQHSTKLADLEGSSMETICSPSMTYTYTDLREPLLDDS, from the coding sequence atggCAGTTCTCTGGGTCATGGTTTGTTTCTCTTTGCTGCACGTCGTCTTTACATCAGCTGGTCAGAGAGAAGTGTTCATTAAGCCAATAGTTCCAGCTACTTGCAACTCAAGCTCATCATGCCTCACTTTTGCTGAGATTGTTGAGAACAAAACACTCGCAAGTAATGTGTTCACATCCAATACAACGTTAGTGTTTCTACCAGGCGACCATGAAATCGATTTAGGACAAAAGCTTTTTCTCAGAGTTGAAAATCTCAGCGACCTCATTTTTGAAGGCAGGGGAGACTTTGAAGCTGGTTTTCAAGGGCATTTGGTACCCAAAACAAGAATCAATTGTTTGTCACCGTTTGGACTTGCTTTTCTGAATATCTCCGGACTATCGTTTATTAATCTCACGGTTAGTGGTTGTGGAGTAACTATTTCACAAGACCTTAAGGATCAAGCATTCTCAATACAAACACAAGGTGTCCATGAAATTGGCTCTCAACAAAAAGCTGCAATATTTCTGATCAACATTTTCGATTTTAGAACTGATTTTTTCTCAGTTGAAAACAGTGTGGGATATGGTCTTTTGGCAGTGAACACACTTGGTGAAACTATTGTACAAAACTCCGTATTCTTTAGCAACAACAATTATACACAGTTCGAGGATGGCTGCTTCTTCCCTGAAGACATTCCAGAAGATATCATAGCATGTAATGGTGGAAATGCATTATTCGTTTACGAAGACGCACCATCTTGCCCGGAATTGCCTCTGCAATTCTCTTTGACCATTTGCAATACTCTCTTCGCCCTTGGAACAAACATTAATGGTGGAACTTTGCCTGATTTGACGTTGAGTAGAGGAACTGGTTTGGGTGTGATTTTAAGTCAGAGTTCGTACGGTGTCACTGTTAAGTTACAGAGTGTGATTAGTTTTGGTAACGGAGCACTTGTTGGAGCAAATCTTTACTTTGCCTTCTATGAAACAGTTGAGAATTCTACCATTTTCATTCAAGACATGCTCAGTTCCACTGGCAACAACTACCTCCTGCGTGTGGACAACTTTTTGCAGATAAGTGCTGGTAATTCTGCTGGTTTATTCTTTGACTATGGTATCACAATCCCTCCTAACTCACCTTCTCCTGTCTGTCTTCCCAGTTTCACAGAGGAGCAGAGAAATGTGCTCGAACTTTATAACTGTACTTTTCATAACAACACAGCCATTACTGGCGGTGGTATGTACATCCAGGTAGCACCTGTATTGCAAACAAGTTTGGCTCTTGCAACAGTGAGGATAGTTATCAGTAATACTACATTTTCTGCGAATTCTGGATTAACAGGTGGTGCTCTGTTTGCTATTGAGATTTCATCAATCGGAGTTCAACAACAGAGTGAGATTGTTTTGAATAACGTAACTTTTATTGGAAACGGCTTTATCACCTCAGCCAACGATGTAACAAGTTCAATTCAACTTGATGGGTTGACGTTTAGTGCTATTACAGCATCGATTCTTTCAAACATGACATTGATCAATTGCAAGTTTCTTTACAATCAAGGATCAGCCATTGATGCTTATGACAGTTACTTGTATTTTTCTGGGAATATCACATTCGATTCAAACTCAGCAGTTGACGGAGGTGGATTGCGATTAGAAGATTCTTTCATTTACCTCGATCAAAATACACGAGTGAATTTCATTAACAACACTGCTATAGGTTTGGGTGGTGCAGTTAAAGTAGTTACTCGTGAAGATATTACTCTACCGTGCTTCTTTCAACCCATGAACTCTGTCAATGTTACAAACTCAAATATCAGATTGTATTTTGAAGGAAACTTTGCTAACGAGGCTGGAAGTGTACTATATGGTGGCTCAATTGACGAATGTATCATTGTTTCCAGAACACGACAAAACTCCACTTTTATCTTAGATACTATTGTTGAGATTGGACCTCACAGTAACAAGACCTCGCTAATTTCATCTCCTCCCACATCTTTGTGCGTTTGCGATAATGGTTCTATCTTTTGCGGTAACGATGCCTTTACAAGGGTGGACATTTTCCCTGGTGACACGTTCATTATATCCGTAATAGCCAAGGGGCAAAGAGACGGTATTGCACCTGCAACCATCTATACTCGCAGTGCGTTACAACTATCTCCTGAAGATGAAATTCACCGTGTTGGAAAAGAATGCACAGATCTGATGTTTTCCTCTGTTACAAGAACAGGCACTATTCTGCTCAGTACTGGCAAGTACATTGCTATCTCAAGTGTTTTAATCGATGTCAATGCTCTGGATTGTCCTCTTGGTTTTGAACTAGTcaataatgactgtgtgtgtgatgcaACACCTCAGATTCTTTCGTACAGCCTTGAGTGTAACCTTAACGACCAAACTGTGCATAGAGATGGTGGTACATGGATTAATGCATCGTTTGTTGATCTAGAATCCATGCCAGTTGCGAGTGGAGTAATAATTCATTTTTATTGTCCATTTAGGCAATGTTTATCTGAAGGCTCTGAAGTCAACCTCGATGATCCTGATAGTCAGTGTGCTTTTAATCGTACAGGAATTCTATGTGGTGCTTGCAAACCAGGCCTTAGTCTAACACTCACTTCCCCAAGGTGCCTTAAGTGTACAAACAACACAGTTGCCTTGGTATTGGTGTACTTAATAGCTGGTATTCTTTTAGTTGCAATTCTCTTTGCATTTAAGCTACATATTTCCGAAGGCACTCTAGGAGGTGTTATCTTTTACGCTAATATGGTCCGAACCAACATGTCTATCTTGTATCCTCAAAGTGCTTCAAACACTCTCACTGTTTTTATATCTTGGTTGAACCTAGATATCGGAATAGACGCTTGTTTCTATGATGGTATGGATGCCTATGCAAAAACTTGGCTTTCTTATGGTTTTCCGTTGTACCTTTGGCTAATTGTTGCAGCTATCTACATAGCTAGCCGTTGGTCTCTGAGGATTTCAAAGCTGTGTGGTTCAACTACAGTGTCTGTACTTGCCTCATTGTTTCTAATGTCTTACAACAAGCTGCTTATAGATGTCTACATGTCTCTAGCATGGACTGTAATCGTTTTCCCAGACAATGATTTCAATGCAGTTTGGAGTTTAGATGGAAATATTCACTACCTTCACGGACGACATATTCCCTTGTTTATATTTGGAAACATTGTCTTAATATTTTTTCTCATTCCCTACGTCCTGTTGTTGGTGCTTATTCCCCTACCTTGCATTCAAGCTCACACAAACAAACGTTTTCTTTCTTGGGTGAACAAACTGAAGCCTTTTTTCGATTCTCACTACAGTCCATACAAGAATcgctatagaaactggattGGGGTACTGCTACTGGTTAGAATTGTTTTCACACTCATCGTCTCGATTAACATTTTCAACGATACGTCAGTTACATTATTGGTTCTCTCCATTCTATCGTCACTACTGTTGGCTATCGCTTGGATAAGTGGGGGTGTGTACAAAAATTGGCTGCTGAATGTTTTGGAGGGTACATTCTATCTGAATCTAAGCCTTTTGTCTGCATCTGTCTTCTATGTGCTCAAAACGAATGGAAATTTGGATGGTGCTATTTACACGTCAATATCTATTGCATTGATTGAGTTTATTGCAATTCTTTCGTACCATGTCTGGAAAACACTATCTAAGCTCAGGAAAGTAAAGCTGCTGATGAAAAGTATGCAATCTAGAAGAAGAAAAGAAGTCGTCGAAATACAACATAGCACAAAACTAGCAGACTTAGAAGGATCGTCAATGGAAACTATTTGCTCGCCGTCAATgacatatacatatacagatCTGAGAGAGCCATTACTAGATgattcataa
- the LOC135331648 gene encoding V-type proton ATPase subunit e 2-like, translating into MSEEVEAGFNTSLYVAVPLVTGFWLIVAAVGLILPFFLKNNKNRGVIGVSIVLTAICCYTFWLLAFLTQLNPLMGPNVETNVAAHIRRAWGGLGDEDNSEYPCFPNW; encoded by the exons ATGTCCGAGGAAGTCGAAGCTGGTTTCAACACATCTCTATACGTAGCCGTGCCCTTGGTTACTGGCTTCTGGCTGATTGTGGCTGCTGTTGGACTCATTTTGCCGTTTTTCTTGAAGAATAACAAGAACAGGGG TGTGATTGGAGTCTCGATTGTTCTCACGGCGATATGCTGCTACACATT CTGGCTGCTTGCTTTCCTCACTCAGCTCAACCCACTAATGGGGCCGAATGTAGAAACAAATGTGGCCGCTCACATACGAAGGGCCTGGGGTGGACTTGGTGATGAGGATAACAGTGAATACCCAT GTTTTCCAAACTGGTAG
- the LOC135332024 gene encoding O-phosphoseryl-tRNA(Sec) selenium transferase-like — MNTQSLEAATALVPYVKQGREARRTHEKHIQILLEQKKLPEEGWDDARIQLLLQELSLMDSNNFPDNVGVGEREARIYSNLVAQRHFRLGHGIGRSGDVAAVQPKAAGSSLIMQLTNCLLLDIIRARGVHSARKCVLIPVATGMALLMVLLTLKQRRPQAKYVVWPRIDQKSCFKSIISAGLEPVVIENLLNGDQLQTNVAGIESSIEELRPENIVCVLTTTSCFAPRAIDKLEEVSVLCQRYDIPHLVNNAYGVQSSKCMHVIQEAHRLGRVDAFVQSTDKNFMVPVGGAVVASSSEEFINSVSQMYPGRASGTPSLDIFITLLSMGKKEYQRLCTQRKDNFKILKDQLEQVATKHGEKVLSIPQNPISIAVSLSNLPTGKLNVTEFGSMLFVKNVSGTRVVGSGAEKTIGPHTFTNWGSHCNDYPCAYFTAAAAIGMTRTEMDTFIKRLDQVFIKFSKRQTASSPEMPISTEN, encoded by the exons ATGAATACTCAGTCCCTTGAAGCTGCTACTGCTCTGGTACCTTATGTCAAGCAGGGGAGAGAAGCAAGGAGAACTCATGAGAAACACATTCAGATATTACTGGAACAG AAAAAGCTTCCTGAGGAAGGCTGGGATGATGCGAGAATACAGTTGCTCCTGCAAGAGCTTTCCCTAATGGACAGCAATAATTTCCCAG ATAATGTCGGAGTTGGGGAAAGGGAAGCACGGATCTACTCCAACCTAGTGGCTCAGAGGCATTTCAG GTTGGGGCATGGTATTGGTCGCTCTGGAGACGTAGCAGCTGTCCAACCCAAGGCTGCAGGGTCCTCTCTCATCATGCAGCTCACCAACTGTCTCCTCTTGGATATTATCAGAGCCAGAG GAGTCCACTCGGCCAGGAAGTGTGTGCTGATTCCAGTAGCCACGGGGATGGCTTTGCTGATGGTTCTACTCACGCTCAAGCAGAGGAGACCTCAGGCAAAATATGTGGTATGGCCGAGGATAGACCAGAAGAGCTGCTTCAAGTCTATCATCTCTGCAG GGCTGGAGCCAGTAGTGATTGAGAATTTGTTGAATGGTGACCAACTGCAGACCAATGTGGCTGGTATTGAGTCTTCTATTGAAGAGCTGAGGCCTGAGAACATTGTCTGTGTCCTTACCACTACCAGCTGCTTCGCACCCAGAGCTATAGACAA GCTTGAAGAAGTGAGTGTTCTGTGTCAGCGTTACGACATCCCTCACCTCGTGAACAATGCGTACGGTGTGCAGTCTAGCAAGTGTATGCACGTTATTCAAGAG gCTCACAGGctgggtagggtggacgcatTCGTACAGAGTACGGACAAGAATTTCATGGTACCGGTTGGCGGTGCTGTAGTGGCAAGCTCCAGTGAAGAATTTATCAACAGCGTCTCACAAATGTATCCAG GAAGAGCTTCAGGCACTCCCTCACTAGATATTTTCATTACTCTACTGTCAATGGGCAAGAAAGAGTACCAGCGTTTGTGTACACAGAGAAAG GACAATTTTAAGATCTTGAAAGACCAGCTGGAGCAAGTTGCCACCAAGCACGGGGAGAAAGTACTCAGCATTCCTCAGAATCCGATATCAATTG CTGTCAGCTTGTCTAACCTTCCCACTGGTAAACTGAATGTAACTGAGTTTGGATCAATGCTCTTTGTAAAGAATGTCTCTGgaacaag AGTTGTTGGCTCGGGAGCAGAGAAAACGATTGGCCCTCACACGTTCACCAACTGGGGGTCTCACTGTAATGACTACCCCTGTGCCTATTTCACTGCAGCTGCTGCCATCGGAATGACCAGAACAGAAATGGACACTTTTATCAAAAGACTAGACCAAGTGTTTATCAAGTTTAGCAAGAGACAAACTGCTAGTAGTCCAGAAATGCCCATTAGTACTGAAAATTGA
- the LOC135331647 gene encoding serine/arginine-rich splicing factor 10-like — protein MSSRHKRPPNSSLFVRGLNLSTTADDLKDLFTRYGSVQDVYLPLDYYTREPRGFAYVQFEDIRDAEDAHHYLDGTRLHGRELEIQYAEGDRKTPGQMRTKEHGGKYGGRGDRRRSRSPSPRRRRRSYSPRRRSRSPRRSRSPYSPRRRGHKSRSRSFSKSPSRSISRSLSRSRSRSLSRSPQK, from the exons ATGTCCTCTCGCCACAAGAGACCCCCCAACTCCTCCTTGTTCGTGAGGGGCCTCAATCTTTCCACAAC GGCTGATGATTTGAAAGACCTGTTTACTCGTTATGGTTCTGTCCAGGACGTCTACCTTCCCTTGGACTACTACACTCGTGAACCAAGAGGCTTTGCGTATGTGCA GTTTGAAGATATTCGAGATGCTGAGGATGCCCACCACTACCTTGATGGCACTAGGCTTCATGGACGAGAGCTGGAAATACAGTACGCTGAGGGTGACAGAAAAA CTCCTGGTCAGATGAGAACCAAAGAGCATGGAGGGAAATACGGTGGAAGAGG CGATCGCAGGAGGTCACGATCCCCCAGTCCAAGAAGGAGGAGACGTTCCTATTCCCCCAGGAGAAGGTCAAGGAGCCCCAGGCGATCCAGAAGCCCTTACAG TCCCAGGAGAAGAGGTCACAAGTCCAGGTCCCGCTCCTTCTCTAAGTCTCCATCTCGTTCCATCAGTCGATCTCTGAGCCGTTCCCGCTCCAGATCCTTATCCCGTTCCCCTCAGAAATGA
- the LOC135332006 gene encoding uncharacterized protein LOC135332006, whose amino-acid sequence MSCSKANIPISPDMPEVPEIRVCVESVFEEGLVVCYTDPAGLEYRGALLAFTPTDQRLLSVVKPTSRELANPLSYVHDHPYCNLNRYAKHVSSKIPSDILLNWSTLPSLLANSKTNNLEEIATRRKLAEVPLRSKNDDVQLSMPQIRSSTVFTDPVKEPRHRHRVYCPSVMGRTAKKIANSRIFGVDSFSDSESSHYVKSHKKNHKKRKSIVPKVKRRQQSSSPCVVDSPRPRPKISLKKFSIPLFRIRLSPIGSPCPPSPPKSSCCSSPDVIVVD is encoded by the exons ATGAGCTGCTCTAAAGCAAACATTCCTATAAGTCCTGACATGCCTGAGGTACCTGAAatcagagtgtgtgtggagagtgtaTTTGAGGAAGGACTGGTGGTGTGTTACACTGACCCAGCTGGACTGGAGTACAGAGGGGCACTACTCGCCTTTACACCAACTGACCAAAG ATTGCTTAGTGTTGTGAAGCCTACTTCTCGTGAGCTGGCCAACCCACTCTCCTATGTCCATGACCATCCATACTGTAACCTCAATAGATATG CAAAACATGTATCTTCAAAGATCCCATCTGATATTTTACTGAACTGGAGCACCCTCCCATCATTACTCGCTAACTCTAAAACAAATAACTTGGAGGAGATTGCAACACGGCGAAAACTAGCCGAGGTGCCTCTACGCAGTAAAAATGACGATGTGCAATTGTCCATGCCACAAATTAGAAGTTCCACTGTTTTCACTGACCCAGTTAAAGAACCGAGACACAGACATCGAGTGTATTGTCCATCTGTTATGGGACGAACTGCCAAGAAGATTGCCAACTCAAGGATTTTTGGAGTTGATAGTTTTAGTGACAGTGAAAGTTCACATTATGTAAAGAGTCACAAAAAGAATCATAAAAAGCGCAAGTCCATCGTTCCTAAAGTAAAGAGAAGACAACAATCCTCTTCCCCTTGTGTCGTTGACTCACCCAGGCCAAGACCAAAAATTAGCCTGAAGAAATTTTCTATACCCCTGTTTCGTATTAGACTGTCCCCAATTGGTTCTCCGTGTCCTCCTAGCCCCCCAAAGTCTAGCTGTTGCAGCTCACCTGATGTTATTGTTGTAGATTGA